One window from the genome of Bufo bufo chromosome 4, aBufBuf1.1, whole genome shotgun sequence encodes:
- the ABHD1 gene encoding protein ABHD1 isoform X2: protein MSGGSRHQSSTPVWTPLFLSLGGIWLLYYWTQICRRPRLVSSGLLRRFLESHCPVVMEKFCPTFWCPGGRLQTIVRVMLASRNHKLKVSYRNEIISTEDGGQVSLDWMDNNESPQFPDAAWRPTIILLPGLTGNSQQSYMLHLVAQAKSDGYRCVVFNNRGFGGEKLLTHRTFCAANTEDLARVVSYVHSRFPAAPLMAVGVSLGGMMLLNYLAATGHRCHLRAALVFSTPWNVFVSTKSLEQPLNYWLFNRSLVTTLRNTVDKFRDVISTVLDVDHILQSCSIREFDERYTSVVFGYDSCDDYYRDANTYDKLQKIKTPVLCLNAADDPFSPGEALPLDEASSHLYVALLVTAHGGHIGFLDGLFPNHQRYMNRVFSQFAAAALQQCDELKNITSNGLKH, encoded by the exons AGACCTCGCCTTGTGTCCTCGGGGCTTCTGCGCCGGTTCCTAGAGTCTCACTgcccagtagtgatggaaaaattctgCCCAACCTTCTGGTGTCCTGGAGGGAGATTACAGACCATTGTCAGGGTCATGTTGGCCTCCAGAAATCACAAACTCAAAGTCTCATACAGGAA TGAGATCATCAGCACGGAAGATGGTGGACAAGTATCTCTGGACTGGATGGACAATAATGAGAGCCCTCAGTTCCCAGACGCTGCCTGGCGTCCCACTATTATCCTACTGCCGGGCCTTACAGGAAACAGTCAGCAGTCCTATATGCTGCACTTGGTGGCACAAGCCAAGAGCGATGGCTACAG GTGTGTTGTGTTTAATAACCGCGGCTTTGGTGGAGAGAAGTTGCTG ACTCATCGCACTTTCTGTGCAGCCAACACAGAAGATCTGGCCCGGGTGGTCAGCTATGTCCATAGCCGCTTCCCAGCTGCTCCTCTAATGGCTGTGGGGGTGTCACTTGGAGG GATGATGTTGTTAAATTATTTGGCTGCCACTGGTCACAGATGTCACCTGCGTGCAGCACTGGTCTTCTCCACTCCATGGAATGTTTTTGTGTCCACCAAGTCCCTGGAACAGCCATTGAACTACTGGTTATTTAATCGCTCGCTGGTCACCACACTCCGGAACACAGTGGACAA GTTCCGTGATGTCATTAGTACTGTTCTAGACGTGGACCATATCTTACAG TCCTGCTCCATCCGGGAGTTTGATGAGCGTTACACATCCGTGGTGTTTGGTTATGACTCGTGCGATGATTATTACCGCGATGCCAACACTTACGACAAGCTGCAGAAGATCAAGACACCTGTGCTGTGCCTCAATGCCGCAGATGACCCTTTCTCTCCAGGTGAAG CCCTTCCCCTGGATGAAGCCTCCTCCCATCTTTACGTGGCTCTTCTGGTTACTGCTCATGGTGGACACATTGGCTTCCTGGATGGTCTCTTTCCGAATCACCAGCGGTACATGAATCGTGTTTTTTCACAGTTTGCGGCTGCTGCACTCCAGCAATGTGACGAACTCAAGAACATTACCAGTAATGGACTAAAACACTAA